A portion of the Sphaerochaeta pleomorpha str. Grapes genome contains these proteins:
- a CDS encoding class I SAM-dependent methyltransferase, which translates to MGYYDDVSNVERYLQMAEGYDGRNLVERLEAYLPLGSSVLELGMGPGKDLDLLREKFTVTGSDTSKVFIERYLKKHPTSDVLLLDALTLKTDRQFDAIYSNKVMHHLRLEQMKVSFQRQQQVLHPNGIALHSFWYGHRIEDLDGLLFYQVTETELEAMVANKFEILEMKRYTEIEENDSLYGIFRCLK; encoded by the coding sequence ATGGGATACTATGATGATGTAAGCAATGTCGAACGGTATCTCCAGATGGCCGAAGGCTATGATGGAAGGAATTTGGTTGAAAGGCTGGAAGCGTATCTTCCCCTTGGCAGCTCTGTATTGGAACTGGGCATGGGGCCAGGTAAAGACCTCGACCTTCTCAGGGAGAAATTTACGGTTACCGGCTCCGATACTTCCAAGGTGTTTATTGAACGGTACTTGAAAAAACATCCTACCTCAGATGTCCTGCTCCTCGATGCCCTTACCTTGAAGACCGACAGGCAATTCGATGCCATCTATTCGAACAAGGTCATGCATCATCTTCGCCTCGAGCAGATGAAAGTATCTTTCCAAAGACAACAGCAAGTATTGCACCCAAATGGAATTGCCCTGCATTCTTTCTGGTATGGTCATCGCATAGAGGATCTCGACGGATTACTGTTCTATCAGGTGACGGAAACCGAATTGGAAGCAATGGTAGCCAACAAATTTGAAATTTTGGAGATGAAACGGTACACAGAGATTGAAGAGAATGATTCGCTCTACGGTATTTTCAGGTGCCTGAAATAA
- a CDS encoding MFS transporter — MHIVSKRALVLMNFSAFFSGMVFYAPVATLYRQARGLDLAQIALIEAICLSLTMALEIPWGYIADRIGHRLTLVLSFFLLFVSKIVFFNAYSFPVFVFERILLALANSAASGVDTAYLARFDSRQETYGIYHSFQFAGLVMVACIFPFFKDVFASSAFWTIVTNALAFVCIMLLPRERPQENGLPQKEAVPLLAILIKVLKDWHFLIFVGSVSLLFSVNQIVTVFLVQVRYKQVGLGDSFFGYPFLALVIVSFLASLVSAKITKFLGRGNALSFFFALAVLGLFMLTLKSGFLLVLLGALLLRFGASGVVPLVLSIEARQAEGKQSATILSIYALVSELIELVLTVILGILADKNLQLSLLVAGGFVFLGLVALHPKRRFPFIA; from the coding sequence ATGCATATAGTATCAAAACGCGCTTTGGTTCTGATGAACTTCAGTGCTTTCTTTTCGGGCATGGTTTTCTATGCCCCGGTTGCAACCTTATATCGGCAGGCAAGGGGCTTGGACCTTGCCCAGATTGCCCTCATCGAAGCGATTTGCCTTTCGCTGACCATGGCCCTTGAAATTCCCTGGGGGTATATTGCCGACAGGATTGGGCACCGATTAACCTTGGTCCTCTCGTTTTTTTTGCTCTTTGTTTCAAAGATAGTCTTTTTCAATGCATACTCTTTTCCCGTATTTGTCTTTGAACGCATTCTGCTTGCCCTTGCAAACAGTGCTGCAAGCGGGGTCGACACCGCGTATCTGGCACGGTTTGACAGCAGGCAGGAAACCTACGGAATCTACCACTCTTTCCAGTTTGCAGGTCTCGTTATGGTTGCGTGCATATTCCCCTTTTTCAAGGATGTCTTTGCAAGCAGTGCTTTCTGGACCATTGTCACCAATGCTCTTGCGTTCGTATGCATCATGTTGCTACCTAGGGAACGCCCACAAGAGAACGGGTTGCCGCAAAAAGAGGCCGTTCCGCTTTTGGCGATATTGATAAAGGTGCTCAAAGATTGGCATTTCCTTATCTTTGTCGGGAGTGTTTCCCTGCTGTTCTCGGTTAACCAGATAGTAACAGTCTTTCTCGTCCAGGTCAGGTATAAACAGGTAGGGTTGGGTGATTCATTCTTTGGCTATCCGTTCCTTGCCTTGGTAATTGTTTCGTTTCTGGCTTCGCTGGTTTCGGCCAAAATTACCAAGTTCCTGGGTAGAGGCAATGCGCTATCCTTCTTTTTTGCCCTGGCAGTTCTTGGGCTTTTTATGCTTACTCTTAAGAGTGGCTTCCTTCTTGTCCTCTTGGGTGCATTGTTACTTCGTTTTGGCGCCTCAGGTGTCGTTCCGCTGGTACTGTCTATCGAGGCAAGGCAAGCAGAGGGAAAACAGAGTGCGACCATCTTGAGTATCTATGCCTTGGTTTCAGAACTGATCGAACTGGTTCTGACTGTTATCCTGGGCATTTTGGCAGATAAGAACCTGCAGCTTTCCCTGCTGGTTGCAGGAGGTTTTGTTTTTCTTGGTCTGGTCGCGTTGCATCCAAAAAGAAGGTTTCCTTTTATAGCTTAA
- the ychF gene encoding redox-regulated ATPase YchF, whose product MGLNCGIVGLPNVGKSTIFSALTSAPAEVANYPFCTIDPNVGMVSVPDPRLDKIVSLIPPAKVVPATFEFVDIAGLVAGASKGEGLGNRFLASIREVGVIAHVVRCFDNSDVVHVNNKIDPASDIETINIELALADLDTVTNRYNKQAKLNRLSKEAQKENERVLPVLEKVKKCLEDGKPARSLHLDEDGLSVVYDLHLITLKPVIYVCNVDEEGIVEENEYVKIVRAIAEEEGSEVVVICGKIEAEIAALETEEDKKEFLEAVGLQESGLNQLIRHAYHILGMRTFFTAGSDEDRAWTFRAGYKAPQAAGVIHTDFEKGFIKAEVYNCEDLFLYKTEQKVKEAGKLRIEGKEYLVKDGDIMHFRFNL is encoded by the coding sequence ATGGGTTTGAATTGTGGTATCGTTGGTCTTCCCAACGTCGGTAAATCGACAATATTCTCTGCTTTGACATCTGCCCCCGCCGAGGTAGCGAATTATCCTTTCTGTACGATTGATCCAAATGTAGGGATGGTCAGTGTTCCTGATCCCCGTCTCGATAAAATTGTCTCCTTGATCCCCCCTGCCAAGGTAGTCCCTGCTACTTTCGAATTCGTTGATATTGCAGGATTGGTCGCAGGTGCTTCCAAGGGTGAAGGGCTGGGAAACCGGTTCCTTGCCTCGATTCGTGAAGTTGGAGTGATCGCGCATGTCGTCAGGTGTTTCGACAATAGTGATGTTGTCCATGTAAACAACAAAATTGACCCTGCCAGTGATATTGAGACTATTAACATAGAGCTTGCCCTTGCTGACCTGGATACGGTTACCAACCGTTATAACAAGCAGGCAAAACTTAACAGACTCAGCAAAGAAGCCCAGAAAGAAAACGAAAGGGTGCTTCCTGTCCTGGAAAAGGTCAAGAAATGCCTTGAGGATGGCAAACCTGCAAGAAGCCTGCATCTTGATGAGGATGGGCTTTCGGTAGTCTATGATTTGCACCTGATTACCCTCAAACCGGTTATCTATGTCTGCAATGTGGATGAGGAAGGGATTGTTGAGGAAAATGAGTACGTGAAGATCGTACGGGCCATTGCCGAGGAAGAAGGTTCTGAGGTAGTGGTTATCTGCGGAAAGATTGAAGCTGAAATCGCCGCTCTCGAGACAGAGGAAGACAAGAAAGAGTTCCTTGAAGCCGTGGGGTTGCAGGAATCCGGACTGAACCAGCTTATTCGACATGCCTACCATATACTGGGAATGAGGACCTTCTTCACCGCAGGTTCAGACGAGGACCGTGCCTGGACGTTTAGGGCCGGATATAAAGCTCCCCAGGCTGCCGGGGTAATCCACACCGATTTTGAGAAAGGCTTTATCAAGGCTGAGGTGTACAACTGCGAGGATCTGTTCCTTTATAAGACAGAACAGAAAGTCAAGGAAGCAGGCAAACTCAGAATTGAAGGAAAAGAGTACTTGGTCAAGGATGGGGATATCATGCACTTCAGGTTCAATCTGTAA
- the hflX gene encoding GTPase HflX, producing METDHFEQKEENSSKGKRIHDIGEDKQKALLMVIMENNEEKAHAQVRGEELSSLVETMGPSVISTTYIPLREANSATLIGSGKVQEIKALIDQQSPDLIIFDHSLNPRVQRNLEKEFDCCVIDRDEVILQIFADRAATKESVLQVELARLEYSLPRLSRRWANLSQQRGGVKGSKGEGETQLELDHRQIKDKIVLLKTQLKKVQQQRTIQRNQRMNGNVPMGAIVGYTNSGKSSLLNALSNAGVLVENKLFATLDPTTRMVKLPGGEEILLSDTVGFVSDLPHNLVDSFKSTLEEAKYADFLIIVCDASHPDMINCYKTTVKVLEELGCTDKPAIVMINKMDAIYDQFAVSRMKSLYSPTVETSVKNNQGIEELLKQIGETIHELCPTTHYRIPDNRYDLIAHIRRTGQVETLDYTDNGIEVGARIQKRFQGPLEGFRMFTEEEEEPSEE from the coding sequence ATGGAAACAGATCATTTTGAGCAGAAGGAAGAAAATTCTTCCAAAGGTAAACGTATTCATGATATAGGGGAAGACAAGCAGAAAGCCCTTCTCATGGTTATCATGGAAAACAATGAAGAAAAGGCCCATGCGCAAGTCAGGGGCGAGGAACTCTCGTCGCTGGTCGAGACCATGGGTCCTTCGGTTATCTCTACAACCTATATCCCGTTGAGGGAAGCCAATAGCGCCACCTTGATCGGTAGCGGAAAAGTGCAGGAGATTAAGGCTTTGATTGATCAGCAAAGCCCTGATCTCATCATCTTCGATCATTCGCTCAACCCAAGGGTCCAAAGAAACCTGGAAAAAGAATTTGACTGTTGCGTCATCGACCGTGATGAGGTAATCCTCCAGATTTTTGCAGACAGGGCCGCTACAAAAGAATCCGTACTGCAGGTAGAACTTGCCCGCCTCGAGTATTCCCTCCCCCGCCTTTCCAGGCGTTGGGCCAACCTTTCGCAGCAGCGTGGTGGTGTCAAGGGCTCGAAGGGCGAAGGCGAAACGCAGCTTGAACTCGACCATAGGCAGATCAAGGATAAAATCGTACTGCTGAAAACCCAATTGAAAAAAGTCCAGCAACAACGAACCATCCAAAGAAACCAGAGAATGAATGGAAACGTACCCATGGGTGCAATTGTAGGCTACACGAACAGCGGGAAATCCTCCCTGCTCAATGCGCTTTCAAATGCCGGGGTACTGGTAGAGAACAAACTGTTCGCTACCCTTGACCCGACAACCAGAATGGTTAAGTTGCCTGGTGGCGAAGAGATTCTCCTCTCTGACACTGTAGGTTTTGTAAGCGACTTGCCACACAACCTTGTAGACTCTTTCAAGAGCACCCTGGAAGAGGCAAAATATGCTGATTTTTTGATTATCGTCTGCGATGCCTCGCATCCTGATATGATCAATTGTTACAAAACGACAGTGAAGGTACTCGAAGAACTCGGCTGTACCGATAAACCCGCCATCGTGATGATAAACAAGATGGATGCCATCTATGACCAGTTTGCTGTTTCGAGGATGAAATCACTCTATAGCCCTACCGTTGAGACCTCGGTCAAGAACAACCAGGGAATAGAGGAGCTTCTCAAGCAAATTGGGGAAACGATCCATGAACTATGTCCTACCACCCATTACCGTATCCCTGACAACCGGTACGACCTAATTGCCCATATCAGAAGGACCGGCCAGGTAGAGACCCTCGATTACACCGACAATGGCATTGAAGTGGGGGCGAGGATCCAAAAAAGATTCCAAGGCCCTCTGGAAGGATTCAGGATGTTTACAGAAGAGGAAGAAGAACCCTCCGAAGAATAG
- the rlmN gene encoding 23S rRNA (adenine(2503)-C(2))-methyltransferase RlmN, producing MENEKKLPLSLYGFSPEMLSGILGLAKPFYGRQIYKWLIRGASSFDQMTDLPKLERQRLSEMMPSFSSSTVETTETDESGASKLGIKLFDGSIIECVLLIDSKGRHTACLSSQVGCAMGCTFCRTGTMGLKRNLTAEEIIEQYIHLTRVSDEPITHIVYMGMGEPLANIAPVTRSIRYFHEENGFNISLRRITISTCGVVPGILKLSEQKLPVKLAVSLVSADNRTRSRVMPINETWDLPELKKALLRYQRTGGKRFTLEYCLLHNVNTDESAAKKLATYVREMDVVVNLIPWNPAEGLPYETPSEQEIDSFAHYLDRMNIKFTRRYSRGREINGACGQLAVPLNKGFDADYDDDDDE from the coding sequence ATGGAAAACGAAAAGAAACTTCCCCTCTCGCTCTATGGATTTTCTCCTGAGATGCTGAGTGGGATATTGGGCCTTGCCAAACCGTTCTACGGCAGGCAAATTTACAAATGGTTGATCAGGGGAGCGAGCTCCTTTGACCAGATGACCGACTTGCCGAAACTTGAACGGCAACGCCTTTCTGAAATGATGCCTTCTTTCAGTTCCTCTACGGTGGAAACCACAGAGACTGACGAGAGTGGTGCCAGCAAACTCGGCATTAAGCTTTTTGACGGAAGCATTATTGAATGTGTTCTGCTCATTGACAGCAAAGGCCGGCACACTGCCTGCCTTTCCAGTCAGGTTGGCTGTGCCATGGGTTGCACTTTTTGCCGTACCGGTACCATGGGTTTGAAAAGAAACCTTACTGCTGAGGAAATCATCGAGCAATATATTCATTTGACCAGGGTTAGCGACGAACCTATCACCCATATCGTATATATGGGAATGGGAGAGCCTTTGGCAAATATTGCACCGGTTACCCGCTCGATACGGTATTTCCATGAGGAAAATGGTTTCAACATCAGCCTCAGGAGAATTACGATCAGCACCTGTGGGGTAGTACCGGGTATCTTGAAGCTTTCCGAGCAGAAACTTCCGGTTAAACTTGCGGTCTCCCTTGTCAGTGCAGATAATCGGACGAGAAGCAGGGTAATGCCTATCAATGAAACCTGGGACCTGCCGGAATTGAAAAAAGCCCTGCTTAGGTACCAGAGGACTGGCGGTAAGCGCTTTACCCTCGAATATTGTCTCCTGCACAACGTCAATACGGATGAGTCTGCGGCTAAGAAACTAGCCACGTATGTCCGTGAGATGGACGTTGTGGTCAATCTTATTCCCTGGAATCCTGCAGAAGGGCTTCCCTATGAGACGCCGAGTGAACAGGAGATTGATTCCTTTGCCCATTATCTTGACAGGATGAATATCAAATTCACCCGCCGATATTCCAGGGGCAGGGAGATCAATGGTGCTTGCGGGCAGCTGGCTGTTCCCCTCAACAAGGGATTTGATGCCGATTATGACGATGACGACGACGAATAG
- a CDS encoding PhzF family isomerase, whose product MLLEVFQVDAFTTNMFEGNPAGVVLHAEGLSERQMVQIANELHNSETAFIFDKGGAGYDLEVRFFTPTQEVPICGHATIATHYVYAKVHEITSGIIKQKTKVGILDVEIIKEGDDLRIVMTQAAITFGKVLAGKQRQLLLSGLDISEQDLDASLPIQIISTGHSKVMVPLLQRKVLDALFPKSDILSQLSKDIHCNGFYTFTFDSGEEGILTSGRMFAPAIGIQEDPVTGNANGPLGAYLTHYGRLEKRTEGTSFMVKQGEALGRKGYMQVQVFSSPTEPNLVKVSGRARIIFTTTIKL is encoded by the coding sequence ATGCTTCTTGAAGTATTTCAAGTCGATGCCTTCACGACAAACATGTTTGAAGGAAATCCAGCAGGGGTTGTATTGCATGCCGAGGGGTTGAGTGAACGGCAGATGGTTCAGATTGCAAATGAGCTACATAATTCCGAGACAGCGTTCATTTTTGACAAAGGTGGAGCAGGCTATGACCTGGAAGTTCGCTTTTTCACACCAACTCAAGAAGTCCCTATCTGTGGACATGCTACCATTGCCACGCATTATGTATATGCAAAGGTCCATGAAATCACCAGCGGAATCATAAAGCAGAAAACAAAGGTAGGAATCCTTGATGTTGAAATCATCAAAGAAGGTGATGACCTTAGGATTGTCATGACCCAGGCAGCTATAACCTTTGGCAAGGTCCTTGCAGGAAAACAGAGGCAATTATTGCTATCGGGTCTGGATATCAGTGAGCAAGATCTCGACGCATCACTTCCGATACAGATTATCTCTACAGGCCATTCCAAGGTGATGGTCCCCCTTCTCCAAAGAAAAGTGCTCGATGCCCTCTTTCCGAAAAGCGATATCCTTTCGCAACTCAGCAAGGATATCCATTGCAATGGATTCTATACCTTTACCTTCGACTCAGGAGAAGAGGGCATTTTGACGAGCGGAAGAATGTTTGCACCGGCAATAGGCATCCAGGAAGACCCTGTGACAGGAAATGCCAACGGACCACTCGGTGCCTACCTTACCCACTATGGACGTTTGGAAAAACGTACAGAAGGTACCTCCTTTATGGTCAAACAAGGGGAAGCGCTGGGCAGGAAAGGCTATATGCAGGTACAGGTATTCAGTTCCCCCACTGAGCCAAACCTAGTCAAGGTCAGTGGCAGGGCACGGATTATCTTTACGACAACCATTAAGCTATAA
- a CDS encoding B12-binding domain-containing radical SAM protein produces the protein MQIDIVSCCLEEGNLSFPLGALCIQTSLQKKLALDEQACLLYPYTLTDDPKQAALMAASRKSDFIGCSVYLWNRAWFDTFVTVLKKEHPSAVIFAGGTEVTANPQSFDLDTFCFLTLGEGEETTALAIGQLLRGEKARGQGILTKGLPVTFAYPSDLDSLPSVFLSGNADALVDTSASILWEMTRGCPFSCAFCFESKGLRSVRSYAYDRIEKELDYILAHQIEDVFILDPTFNMDKKRTVKMLSLLVEKAPSIHFTFELRAELLDEELADLFAQLNCSLQIGLQSSDKTILQAINRRFEPGLFVEKIDLLNQRGIVFGLDLIIGLPLDTYETFTESLNFAIGLKPSNIDIFALSLLPGTKLAEQASSLGLIYTNESPYIIEESKTYTKKDLEKALQLKDACDLFYTKGQACMWIHSLCEATDLKSSEILLLFNTYCDFLVRKQNQDIQKMDIYELQEQFVKALLNKLNRNSYLPALLSFMELHQGISFLQETGNNPVITVSYELDELALLDTQPIGKFVKNHPRQKRQTYGIFYEEDGSISFEEQKV, from the coding sequence ATGCAAATCGATATCGTTTCCTGTTGCCTCGAAGAAGGCAACCTCAGTTTCCCCCTCGGTGCACTGTGCATACAGACCTCACTCCAGAAAAAGCTGGCCTTGGACGAACAGGCCTGTTTGCTCTATCCATATACTCTGACAGACGACCCGAAACAAGCGGCTTTGATGGCTGCAAGCCGCAAGAGCGATTTCATCGGGTGCTCGGTTTATCTCTGGAATCGTGCATGGTTCGATACCTTCGTTACCGTTCTCAAAAAAGAACACCCCTCTGCCGTGATCTTTGCAGGGGGTACCGAGGTAACGGCAAACCCGCAAAGCTTCGACCTTGATACCTTTTGCTTTCTGACCTTGGGTGAAGGAGAAGAAACCACCGCCCTGGCAATCGGGCAACTCTTACGGGGAGAAAAGGCCCGGGGACAGGGAATCCTTACCAAAGGGTTACCGGTTACCTTTGCCTACCCCTCTGATTTGGACAGCCTCCCTTCAGTTTTCCTCTCGGGCAATGCCGATGCCCTGGTAGATACCAGTGCCTCGATCCTCTGGGAGATGACCAGGGGCTGCCCGTTTAGCTGTGCTTTCTGTTTTGAATCCAAGGGATTGCGTTCGGTTCGTTCCTATGCCTATGACAGAATAGAAAAGGAACTTGACTATATCCTTGCGCATCAAATCGAAGATGTCTTCATCCTCGATCCCACGTTCAACATGGACAAGAAACGTACGGTCAAAATGCTTTCCTTGCTCGTCGAAAAAGCCCCTTCCATACATTTTACCTTTGAACTAAGGGCAGAATTGCTAGATGAAGAGCTTGCAGATCTCTTTGCCCAACTCAACTGCTCGTTGCAGATAGGGTTGCAGAGTTCGGACAAAACCATTCTGCAGGCAATAAACAGACGCTTCGAACCAGGTCTTTTCGTCGAGAAAATCGATCTTTTAAACCAGAGGGGGATTGTGTTCGGCCTTGACCTCATCATCGGACTTCCCTTGGATACGTATGAAACCTTCACAGAAAGCCTGAACTTTGCTATCGGCTTGAAACCGAGCAATATTGATATCTTCGCCCTTTCCCTGCTTCCTGGGACGAAACTGGCAGAGCAAGCCAGTTCACTTGGGCTCATCTATACAAATGAGAGCCCCTACATCATCGAAGAAAGCAAAACCTATACAAAAAAAGACTTGGAAAAGGCCTTGCAGCTTAAAGATGCCTGCGATCTCTTCTATACCAAGGGACAGGCCTGCATGTGGATACACTCACTGTGTGAGGCCACAGATTTGAAATCAAGCGAAATTTTGCTGTTATTCAATACCTATTGCGACTTTCTCGTCAGAAAACAGAACCAGGATATCCAAAAAATGGATATCTACGAACTGCAGGAACAATTCGTGAAAGCGCTGTTGAATAAACTCAACAGAAATAGCTACCTTCCGGCCCTTCTCTCTTTCATGGAACTCCATCAGGGGATTTCCTTTCTCCAGGAAACAGGGAATAATCCGGTGATTACCGTTTCCTATGAACTGGATGAACTGGCCTTACTCGACACCCAGCCAATCGGGAAGTTTGTAAAAAACCACCCAAGGCAGAAACGACAGACCTATGGGATTTTCTATGAAGAAGATGGTTCAATAAGTTTCGAGGAACAAAAAGTTTAG
- a CDS encoding OPT/YSL family transporter has protein sequence MNRQLTARGMLVGLLGLLVITASSMYVALRMGALPWPTVFVTVVSMAALKKAKGSTLQEINVTHTIMSSGAMVAGGLAFTLPGLWMLNPDASFSTLSLIVLTVVGAILGTLFSALFRRQFIEEEKLPYPMGLASYNTLLAGMKGGNGAKTLFASMGGSAVFTVLRDGFGKIPALLTLFKGNAMIPSFSIWISPMAMGIGAIIGPILALVWFGGSIFGFFVLTPIALATGLFHSMAEADVFRSNLGIGLMIGTGLGVFVKAVFSKAKGKKGNGERKPFPLRTKLLIFLVMLFAAVLLGIGTEISLPQALILIVGIYLTTYLSGMLTGQTGINPMEIFGILTLLVVQFFTNPSLIASFSIAAVTAVACGLTGDVMNDLKSGHMLGTDPKQQLAGEGIGGVIGAILSVFVLLIMKRAFGGFGTAELPAPQAAAVSAMVGGLGNVPAFVIGCIVGLTLFLCKVPAATLGLGVYLPVYISSIMGLGALVAAIVKKGFSKKYKEDTISGTAGLVASGLLGGEGITGVAIAILSMLK, from the coding sequence ATGAATAGACAACTTACCGCCCGTGGGATGCTTGTAGGACTGCTTGGGCTGCTCGTAATTACCGCAAGTTCCATGTATGTGGCACTTCGGATGGGGGCATTGCCATGGCCAACCGTTTTCGTGACAGTCGTCAGCATGGCTGCCTTGAAAAAAGCCAAAGGCTCCACCTTGCAGGAAATAAACGTGACCCATACGATCATGAGTTCCGGGGCTATGGTAGCCGGTGGTCTGGCTTTCACGCTCCCCGGCCTCTGGATGCTGAATCCAGATGCCTCGTTTTCGACCCTTAGCCTTATTGTCCTGACAGTAGTAGGGGCAATCCTCGGAACGTTATTCTCTGCGTTGTTTCGCAGGCAATTCATCGAAGAGGAAAAACTCCCGTATCCGATGGGGCTTGCTTCCTATAATACCCTTTTGGCTGGAATGAAGGGAGGCAATGGGGCAAAGACCTTGTTTGCTTCCATGGGCGGTTCGGCTGTCTTTACGGTACTGCGCGATGGGTTCGGGAAAATCCCTGCCTTGCTTACCCTTTTCAAGGGAAATGCCATGATTCCCTCTTTCTCCATCTGGATATCCCCTATGGCAATGGGAATCGGGGCAATTATCGGGCCCATTCTGGCCCTTGTCTGGTTTGGAGGTTCGATCTTCGGGTTCTTCGTGCTTACCCCTATCGCTCTTGCGACAGGTTTATTCCACTCCATGGCTGAAGCCGATGTCTTTCGCTCGAACCTGGGAATAGGACTGATGATCGGAACAGGACTGGGCGTATTCGTCAAAGCCGTATTCTCCAAGGCAAAGGGGAAAAAAGGAAACGGAGAAAGAAAACCCTTTCCGCTCCGCACCAAACTCCTGATTTTCCTGGTAATGCTTTTCGCAGCTGTCCTTTTGGGCATCGGTACGGAAATTTCCTTACCCCAGGCCCTGATCCTCATCGTGGGAATTTACCTGACAACCTATCTTTCCGGTATGCTTACCGGACAGACAGGAATCAATCCGATGGAAATATTCGGAATCCTGACACTCTTGGTCGTGCAGTTTTTCACAAACCCCTCACTTATCGCTTCTTTTAGCATAGCAGCAGTAACAGCTGTTGCCTGTGGCCTGACTGGCGATGTAATGAACGACCTTAAAAGCGGACATATGCTTGGGACCGACCCCAAACAACAATTGGCAGGGGAAGGAATCGGGGGGGTTATCGGCGCCATCCTTTCCGTATTCGTGCTGCTCATCATGAAACGGGCTTTCGGAGGTTTCGGGACTGCAGAGCTTCCTGCTCCCCAGGCTGCCGCAGTCTCTGCAATGGTGGGAGGATTGGGAAACGTCCCGGCCTTTGTCATCGGTTGCATCGTTGGGTTGACCCTGTTTCTCTGTAAGGTTCCCGCGGCTACCCTTGGGCTGGGAGTGTACCTGCCTGTCTATATTTCCTCAATCATGGGATTGGGAGCCTTGGTTGCTGCAATTGTGAAAAAAGGGTTCTCCAAAAAATATAAGGAAGATACGATTTCCGGGACAGCGGGTTTGGTTGCAAGTGGTTTGCTCGGGGGAGAAGGCATTACAGGGGTAGCTATCGCTATCCTTTCAATGCTGAAATAG